The Mesorhizobium sp. AR02 genomic interval GGCAGCATCGGATGACGGTTTTCGCTTTCACAACCCCTCCGGCCATACCAGCGCCACTCAAGAAAACGCAGTGTTGGCGCCAGCCGATTTCGACCGCTTCTTTGCCAATCGCGGCATTGCCGTCACCATTTGATTTCGAGGGATTTCATGAAGGACAAGATCAGGGTTGCCATCCTCTATGGCGGGCGTTCGGCCGAGCATGACGTGTCGCGCTTGTCGGCGGCCAATGTGCTGAAGGCGATCGACCGGACGCGCTACGAGGTGGTCCCGATCGCCATCAACAGGGACGGCAAATGGCTGCTGCAACATTCGTCCGAGGCCGGCGGCGGCGGGGCAGGGGCTCCAGTGTCGGAGGATGGCGTGGAGGTCGCCTTGCTGCCCGGCGGCAAGGGCCGGCTGGTGGCTGTCACCAAGGGTGGCGAACAGCCTGACCCTGTCGATGTCGTCTTTCCCGTGCTGCATGGGCCGTTCGGCGAGGATGGCTCGGTGCAGGGCTATGCCGAGGTCGCCGATGTCGCCTATGTCGGCTGCGGCATCCTGGCTTCCGCCGCCGCCATGGACAAGGATGCCGCCAAGCGGCTGATGCGCGAGGCCGGCCTGGCCGTTGCCCGCTCGGTCACCTTGCGGCGGGGCGAGCACGTGGCCTTCGAGGACATCGCGGCACGGCTCGGCCTGCCTGTCTTCGTCAAGCCGGCGCGCCAGGGCTCGTCCTTCGGGGTGAGCAAGGCGGCCGACAGCGCCGGCTTCGACGCTGCCGTTGAGGCGGCGTTCCGGCACGACAGCAAGCTGTTGGTGGAGGAATTCGTCGCCGGCCGCGAGATCGAGTGCTCGGTGCTGGAGCGGGCCGACGGCTCACTCACCGTGTCGCCGCCCGGCGAGATCATCCCGGCCGACAAACATGGCTTCTACACCTACGAGGCGAAGTATTTCGACGCCGACGGCGCGGTGGTGAAGGCGCCCGCCGATGTCCCGGCTGATGTCGTCGCCAGGACGAAGCAGATGGCCACGCAGGCTTTCCGGGCTCTCGGCTGCGAGGCCATGGCGCGCGTCGACTTCTTCCTGCGCGCGGACGGTTCGTTGCTGGTCAACGAGGTCAACACGCTGCCTGGCTTCACCGACATTTCCATGTACGCCAAGGCGCTGGCGGCAATCGGCATCGGCTACAGCCAAGTCATAGACGTGCTGATCGAGCACGCGCTGGCCAGGCATGGGCGCGCTGAGCCACGGTGTGCTATCCAGTGTCATGCCAAGGTTAGATCCCGATGAGCCGCATAACCTCGTTTCTGTCCATCACCTCGAATGACCTGTCCGCCGCCGAGATTTCCAGGCTGCTGGCGATGGAGCCGGACGATGCGGTTTCGAAAGGGAGCCTGCGCAACCCGCCTCGGGTAACGCCCCGCAGGCATGGCTGGTACCTGGAGTGCAGGTTCGAAGGCGAGGTCGACCTCGATTTCGCCGTGGCGAGCGTTCTCAAGCGGATAGAAGGCCTCGCTTCCACGATAAGCAGCCTCAGCCAACAAGGGGCCGTTGAGGTCTCGGTCAAGCTGGCTATTGCTGAATCGAATGAAGTGCTTCCGATGTTTTTCGAAAGCGGCACGATAAAGACCATCGGCGATCTGGGCGCCACTTTCGACATCGAGTATTTCGAGTAGGTGGCTCGCGCTTCGCTGCCATGGAGGGGATGTGCTTGCGTGTATGTCCTGCCACGCTCTGATACCGTTCGGGAGCAAGGCGATCAAT includes:
- a CDS encoding D-alanine--D-alanine ligase family protein, which encodes MKDKIRVAILYGGRSAEHDVSRLSAANVLKAIDRTRYEVVPIAINRDGKWLLQHSSEAGGGGAGAPVSEDGVEVALLPGGKGRLVAVTKGGEQPDPVDVVFPVLHGPFGEDGSVQGYAEVADVAYVGCGILASAAAMDKDAAKRLMREAGLAVARSVTLRRGEHVAFEDIAARLGLPVFVKPARQGSSFGVSKAADSAGFDAAVEAAFRHDSKLLVEEFVAGREIECSVLERADGSLTVSPPGEIIPADKHGFYTYEAKYFDADGAVVKAPADVPADVVARTKQMATQAFRALGCEAMARVDFFLRADGSLLVNEVNTLPGFTDISMYAKALAAIGIGYSQVIDVLIEHALARHGRAEPRCAIQCHAKVRSR
- a CDS encoding DUF4279 domain-containing protein, whose protein sequence is MSRITSFLSITSNDLSAAEISRLLAMEPDDAVSKGSLRNPPRVTPRRHGWYLECRFEGEVDLDFAVASVLKRIEGLASTISSLSQQGAVEVSVKLAIAESNEVLPMFFESGTIKTIGDLGATFDIEYFE